In Musa acuminata AAA Group cultivar baxijiao chromosome BXJ2-8, Cavendish_Baxijiao_AAA, whole genome shotgun sequence, one genomic interval encodes:
- the LOC135620405 gene encoding vicilin Jug r 6.0101-like, whose amino-acid sequence MATRRVEAFLFPLLLLLLSSSCLLASSSRSDPEKKRCAMECRGIPEQQQRKLCVHRCLDDSSEQESGREHNPYYFGRRSYQQWSRTEHGRLEVLERFARRSDHLLGVDNYRLAVLEAEPQTFIMPCHWDAEQVVYVMQGRGTITLLHEERRESHDIKRGDIMRVPAGVIVYAINKASNERLRVAMLLHPISTPGQIEEYHGAAGRNPQTFYTSFSNEVLEAAFNTPWDKTREGV is encoded by the exons ATGGCCACCAGAAGAGTCGAAGCCTTCCTCTTCCCACTTCTCCTCCTGCTCCTCTCCTCCAGCTGCCTCTTGGCTTCATCCTCCAGATCTGATCCAGAGAAAAAGCGTTGCGCCATGGAGTGCAGAGGCATTCCGGAGCAGCAGCAGAGGAAGCTATGCGTGCACCGGTGCTTAGATGATTCCAGCGAGCAAGAATCTGGAAGAGAGCACAACCCTTACTACTTCGGCCGGCGGAGCTACCAGCAGTGGAGCAGAACGGAGCACGGCCGTTTGGAGGTGCTGGAGAGGTTTGCTCGGAGATCCGACCACTTGCTGGGCGTCGACAACTACCGCCTGGCGGTGTTGGAGGCGGAGCCGCAGACTTTTATCATGCCCTGCCATTGGGACGCCGAACAGGTGGTTTACGTAATGCAAG GGCGTGGGACGATAACACTGCTGCACGAGGAGAGGCGAGAGTCACACGATATCAAGAGAGGAGACATCATGAGGGTTCCGGCGGGGGTGATCGTGTATGCCATCAACAAAGCCAGTAATGAGAGGCTCCGAGTCGCCATGCTCCTCCACCCCATCTCGACTCCCGGGCAGATTGAG GAGTACCATGGTGCAGCCGGGAGGAATCCACAGACCTTCTACACCAGTTTTAGCAACGAAGTACTGGAAGCTGCCTTCAAT ACTCCGTGGGATAAAACTAGAGAGGGTGTTTAG
- the LOC135620406 gene encoding vicilin Jug r 6.0101-like, which produces MAPNYDTRSTKLAMVVEGRGYIEMACPHRSAEGRTTQEETGSQGEQRVRYRTVRSRVSRGSVFVIPAGHPAAVVAAANENLQVLCFGIRSENNRRYYLAGRNNVLNRLDRAAKAMAFGVPAEEVEEVLNAQPESVFMPGPERRREEEEKWRQLIFKYAGL; this is translated from the coding sequence ATGGCTCCAAACTACGACACCCGGTCGACCAAGTTGGCCATGGTGGTGGAAGGAAGAGGCTACATCGAGATGGCTTGTCCCCACCGCTCCGCCGAGGGACGCACAACCCAGGAGGAGACGGGATCCCAAGGAGAGCAGCGCGTCCGCTATCGGACCGTGAGATCGCGAGTCTCCCGTGGGTCGGTGTTCGTGATCCCCGCAGGGCACCCGGCGGCAGTCGTGGCCGCTGCTAACGAAAACCTTCAGGTCCTCTGCTTCGGGATACGGTCGGAGAACAACCGGAGGTACTACCTCGCGGGGAGGAACAACGTGCTGAACAGACTCGACAGGGCGGCGAAGGCGATGGCCTTCGGCGTCCCGGCGGAGGAAGTGGAAGAGGTGCTCAATGCGCAGCCGGAGAGCGTGTTCATGCCCGGTCCGGAGCGCCggcgggaagaagaagagaagtggcGGCAGCTTATCTTCAAATATGCCGGGTTGTGA
- the LOC135619571 gene encoding proteasome subunit beta type-2-B has product MECVFGLVGDGFALVAADTSAVHSILVHKSNEDKVMILDSHKLLGASGEAGDRVQFTEYIQKNVHLYEFRNGIPLATAAAANFTRGELALALRKNPYFVNILLAGYDKDIGPSLYYIDYIATLHKVDKGAFGYGSYFALSMMDRHYHSGMSLEEAIDLVDKCIIEIRSRLVVAPPNFVIKIVDKDGAREYAWRESIKDAGVSAA; this is encoded by the exons ATGGAGTGCGTGTTCGGGCTGGTGGGCGATGGCTTCGCGCTGGTGGCGGCCGACACCTCCGCCGTCCATAGCATCCTTGTCCACAAGTCCAACGAGGACAAGGTCATGATCCTCGACTCCCACAAGCTCCTCGGCGCCTCCGGCGAGGCCGGCGACCG GGTGCAATTCACCGAGTACATCCAGAAGAACGTCCACCTCTACGAGTTCCGCAACGGCATCCCtctcgccaccgccgccgccgcaaaCTTCACCCGTGGCGAGCTCGCCCTCGCCCTCCGCAAG AACCCatattttgtcaacattttgctGGCTGGATATGAcaaggatattggtccatctctCTACTACATCGACTACATTGCTACTCTGCACAAGGTTGACAAGGGTGCATTTGGTTATGGATCCTATTTCGCCCTATCAATGATGGACCGACACTACCACAGTGGCATGTCACTGGAGGAAGCAATTGACTTGGTTGACAAGTGTATCATCGAAATTAGATCTCGACTGGTTGTTGCTCCACCGAACTTTGTGATTAAGATTGTGGACAAGGATGGAGCTAGGGAGTATGCTTGGCGTGAATCAATCAAAGATGCTGGAGTTTCTGCAGCGTGA